The nucleotide sequence AGATCCCATTAAAAATTACATTGTCCATGCGGACTTCCTTGCGGTAGATTTATCATCCGAGATCACTTCAAATGTCCGGGTAGATTTAGAGGGAGAAGCGGCTGGAGCGAAAGAAGGCGGAGTTGTCCAACAACCGCTATTTGAGCTTTCAGTGACAGCCAAAGTTAGTGAATTCCCTGAAAATCTTACAGTCGATGTTTCCCACTTAAACATCGGTGATAGTTTGTCTGTTGGAGAAATCCGTGGTAATCATCCGTTTATCATTAATCATGAAGATGATGAGGTCGTTGTATCTATTCTTGCTCCGCGTGTGGAGGAAGCCGCCGAGGATAGCAATCCTGAAGCAGCAGAAGAAGGCAGAGAGGCAGAAACAAATACAGCGCAAGAATAATATAATTAAAGAGGCCAGCCCAGTTTTTACTGGAGCCGGCCTCTTTTTTATGG is from Bacillus sp. PK3_68 and encodes:
- a CDS encoding 50S ribosomal protein L25/general stress protein Ctc; translation: MNSVLEAKKRQEFQRSAKTELREEGNFPAVVYGKDMEAESVFVNEGDFIKVIKEVGRNGVISLAVDGKEHNVILHDYQQDPIKNYIVHADFLAVDLSSEITSNVRVDLEGEAAGAKEGGVVQQPLFELSVTAKVSEFPENLTVDVSHLNIGDSLSVGEIRGNHPFIINHEDDEVVVSILAPRVEEAAEDSNPEAAEEGREAETNTAQE